A region from the Lycium barbarum isolate Lr01 chromosome 8, ASM1917538v2, whole genome shotgun sequence genome encodes:
- the LOC132605649 gene encoding disease resistance protein RPP13-like: protein MVDAFVSYAVQKLGDFLIQEVSLRRSLRQDVTWLRKELLFMQSFLKDAEQKQVEDHTVRQWVFEINEIADDSVAILETYSLEAGEGDGDGLTNRLKATEGDGDGLASRLKACACICRKETKFYNVSKEIQSLKQRIKDISCKRETYGIRDINNVGEGPNNYRPNSQRSGLRRTTSYMDKQDQIFVGFEDVIDRLLAELVKEEPRRTVISIYGMGGLGKTTLAKHLYHSPSLTGIFDARAWVCVSQQYNTMDLLKDIIKSIQECNRETLDLLERMTIRDLEKHLRNLLKEKKYLVVVDDVWQREAWQSLERALPNSNNRSRVIITTRNEDVAKRADDNGLPHNLRFLTKEESWDLFCRKLLSAEAMIPTMETLAWEMVLKCRGLPLAIATLSGLLSHKRRLEEWERVKEHLWRRVKEDFIEISDILSLSYNDLPTVLKHCFLYLGIFPEDRQINAENLMWLWMADGLIPRGEERMEDVAQDFLNELIRRSLVQVVDTVWEEVIECRIHDLLRDLAVQKALEVNFFDTFGPRKQSISSSCRRHTIHGQGERYLTLDFSKLKLRSVTFFDQEGLKLDRIKFHNMFQHLYVLYLENGYDRFTLPDAIGSLYSLRYLGFTGSCDIPSSIGNLKNLLTLRGDSVRGRGFCRLPPETANLVNLRHLDVRYSEPLQHINKLTSLQVLRGIWCDQWRDVNPVDLVNL, encoded by the coding sequence ATGGTTGATGCCTTTGTGTCATATGCAGTTCAAAAACTGGGGGATTTCCTCATACAGGAAGTTTCCCTGCGCAGAAGTCTGAGACAGGATGTGACGTGGCTGAGAAAGGAGCTGCTCTTCATGCAGTCTTTCCTCAAAGATGCAGAGCAAAAGCAAGTTGAAGATCATACAGTTCGACAATGGGTGTTTGAAATTAACGAGATTGCTGATGACTCTGTCGCTATACTGGAGACTTACAGCTTAGAGGCAGGTGAAGGTGATGGCGATGGACTTACTAATCGTCTGAAGGCTACTGAAGGTGATGGCGATGGACTTGCTAGTCGTCTGAAGGCTTGTGCTTGCATCTGCAGGAAGGAGACCAAATTCTACAACGTTAGCAAGGAGATCCAATCCCTCAAGCAGCGAATCAAGGATATCTCTTGCAAACGAGAGACTTATGGTATTAGAGATATCAATAATGTAGGAGAAGGACCAAATAATTATAGGCCAAACAGTCAGAGATCTGGCTTGAGGAGAACTACCTCCTATATGGATAAGCAGGATCAGATTTTTGTTGGCTTTGAGGATGTCATAGACAGATTGCTTGCTGAACTTGTCAAAGAAGAGCCACGCCGAACTGTCATCTCCATTTATGGCATGGGCGGGTTAGGCAAGACTACTCTTGCAAAACATCTCTACCACTCCCCTAGCCTAACCGGTATCTTCGATGCACGTGCTTGGGTTTGTGTTTCTCAACAGTATAACACCATGGATCTCCTCAAGGATATCATCAAATCCATCCAAGAATGTAACAGGGAAACTCTAGATTTGCTCGAAAGGATGACGATCAGAGATCTAGAAAAGCACCTTCGGAATCTACTGAAAGAGAAAAAATACCTTGTGGTGGTCGATGATGTATGGCAGAGAGAAGCATGGCAAAGTCTGGAAAGAGCACTTCCAAATAGCAATAATAGAAGCAGAGTTATTATTACCACCCGCAATGAGGATGTGGCCAAAAGAGCAGATGACAACGGTCTTCCCCATAACCTTCGTTTCCTAACAAAAGAAGAAAGTTGGGACCTCTTTTGCAGGAAATTACTCAGCGCTGAGGCAATGATCCCAACAATGGAAACGCTAGCTTGGGAAATGGTGCTCAAGTGTAGAGGCTTACCTCTTGCAATTGCTACACTAAGCGGGCTTCTTTCACATAAAAGGAGGCTAGAAGAATGGGAAAGGGTGAAGGAACACCTTTGGAGACGTGTGAAAGAGGACTTCATTGAAATCTCGGACATACTATCACTGAGCTACAATGATTTGCCAACTGTGCTCAAACACTGTTTTCTTTACTTGGGTATTTTTCCTGAAGATCGTCAGATTAATGCTGAAAACCTAATGTGGTTGTGGATGGCCGATGGATTGATACCAAGAGGAGAAGAAAGAATGGAGGATGTAGCTCAAGACTTCCTTAATGAGCTGATACGGCGAAGCTTGGTTCAAGTAGTAGACACGGTTTGGGAAGAAGTTATTGAATGTAGGATTCATGATCTACTTCGAGATCTTGCCGTACAAAAGGCATTGGAGGTAAACTTCTTTGACACTTTTGGTCCGAGAAAGCAGTCCATATCGTCCTCATGTCGCAGACATACCATCCATGGTCAAGGAGAAAGGTACCTCACTCTTGATTTTTCCAAATTGAAGTTAAGGTCAGTTACATTCTTTGATCAAGAAGGTCTTAAGCTGGATAGGATAAAGTTCCACAATATGTTCCAACATTTATATGTGCTATACTTGGAGAATGGTTATGACAGATTTACACTACCAGATGCCATAGGAAGTTTGTACAGCCTCAGATACTTAGGCTTTACAGGTAGTTGTGATATCCCCTCCTCCATAGGCAACCTCAAGAATTTACTGACACTCCGGGGAGACTCTGTTCGTGGTAGAGGCTTCTGCCGACTACCTCCTGAGACAGCTAACCTAGTAAATCTAAGACATTTAGACGTTCGATATTCAGAACCTCTGCAACATATAAATAAACTCACAAGTCTTCAAGTTCTTAGAGGCATTTGGTGTGATCAGTGGCGAGATGTTAACCCTGTTGATTTAGTCAATCTTTGA